The genomic DNA CGGGCGTCGGCGACGCCGCGCCGCGAGATGAGCATGAGCGCATGCAGGATGCCCGAGGCATCCGTCGATCGCGTCGGCATCCCGACCTCCCCACGTTCGGTTGCGTTATGCAACGTTACGCTGTTCCGTTGCATTCCGCAACACAAAGGTGCCCCATCACGCTCCGCCCACGGCGGATCCGCCGACGGGGGAATCCGTGGCATCCGCGGCATCCGACCGCGCACGCTGGGGACATGACCGACGCGACCATCCCACCCAACCCCGTCGACGCCGACCTCGCGGCACGGCTCTTCCACCGCCGGATCGTGATGCTCGGCGAAGAACTCACCCAGGCCGGCGGCAACCGCATCGTGAGCCAGCTGCTCACCCTCGCCGCGGACGACCCGCGCGAGGACATCGCGCTGTGGATCAACTCCCCCGGCGGGTCCGTGCCCGCGATGCTCGCGATCATGGACGTGATGCGGGCCATCCCGAACGACGTGTCGACGCTCGCGATCGGCATGGCCGCGAGCGCCGGGCAATTCCTGCTGTCGGCCGGCACGCCGGGCAAGCGCACCGCGCTGCCGCACGCGCGCATCCTCATGCATCAGGGATCGGCCGGCATCGGCGGCACTGCCATCGATGTCGAACTCCAAGCCGAAGATCTGCGATACACGCGCGACACCGTGCTCGCGCTCATCGCCGAGCACACCGGCCAGCCCCTCGAGCGCATCACCGAGGACTCGCAGCGCGACCGCTGGTGGAACGCGCAGGCCGCCGTCGAGTACGGGTTCATCGACCGGGTGGTCAGCGACGCCGCGGAGATCTACCCGGCGCCGCCGGCGCGCATGGTGGGCATCGGGCTGCCCGACGACACGGCGACGAGGCATCCGCTGGCCGCCCGAACCGAGGGAGCGTTCGCATGAGCACCTACACGATCCCCTCCGTCGTCGAGCGGCGCGCGGGCATCGAACGCTCGATGGACGTGTACAGCCGGCTGCTCTCCGAGCGCATCGTCTACCTCGGCACCGAACTCGACGACGGCGTCGCGAACGTGCTCATCGCGCAACTGCTGCACCTCGAGTCCGAGAGCCCCGACACCCCCGTGAGCCTGTACGTGAACTCGCCGGGCGGGTCGCCGCAGGCGGCGCTCGCGGTCTACGACACGATGCAGCACATCAGACCGGATGTCGCGACCATCTGCGTGGGGCAGGCCGCGGGCCCGGCCGCGGTGCTGTTCGCGGGCGGTGCGCCCGGGTTGCGGTCGATCCTCCGGCACGGGCGCGTGATCCTGCACCAGCCGTCGATCCAGGGGCAGGGCGCGATCCCCGACCTGATCATCCACGCCGACGAGGTGGTGCGGGTGCGCGCCGAACTGGAGGCGGTGCTCGCGCACGATACGGGGCGCTCGATCGAGCAGGTGCGGCGCGACACCGATCGCGATCTGATCCTGCCGGCCGAGGCGGCGGTCGCCTACGGCATCGCCGATCACCTGGTCGCCGTGCGGCGGGACGGGCTCGCGCTTCCGCTGGTCGAGTAGCGACCGAGGCGACCGCATCGAGACCCGCCGACCCTGAGATCGCGGCCGAGGCAGCTCACGGGGTCTCGCGGCGCTCGCCGGCGCTCGCCGGCGCTCGCTCCCCACCGGCGGGTCTCAGGCGGCGAGCATGGCCGAGGGAGCGCCGAGCGCCGGCGGAGACGTGATGCCCTCGCCGGCCGGCCCGACGCTCGTCGGCAGCACGATCACCCGGCCGACGGACGGAGCCTCGCGCCGTTCGGTCGCGAGCATTCGCGCGACGCCGGCGGTGAGGTCGGCGAGGTCGAGCCCGAGCGCCTCGCCGACGGCGCCGAGCACCTCGCTCGACGCCTCCTTGCGGCCCCGCTCGACCTCGGACAGGTGCTGGATCGAGACGCCGGCGCGGCGGGCGACATCGGCGAGCGTGCGCTCCTGCTCGAGCCGCTCGCGTCGCAGCAGCGCGCCGACGGCCTCGCGCCAGAGCGCCCGACGCGGGCGAAGGCGCGGTGCGGGAGGTGCGGTCGACTCGGCCGACGGATGCCACGTGATACTCGCCATGGCGAGAGGCTAACCCTGCACCCGCGCCGCCGTCTGCCCCGATCCGCTCACAGCGGAACGGTCGGCGGCCGAGCCCGCCGAGCCGGTCGAGCCGGCCCACCGCCCCGACCGCCCCGCGACGGCGAGTGCCGATCCCGCGAGCACGACGACGCCGGCGGCCAGCACGGGCAGCGCCTCGATGCCGAGGCCGTTCACCGCGGCCGACGAGAGCGCGGCCCCGATCGCGATGCCGAGGTTGAACACCACCGGGATGAGCGCGCCCGCCAGATCGCGGCGCGACGGCCCGGCCAGGCGCAGCACGAGGGTCTGCGCGAGCGGCGGCACGGCACCGGATGCTACGCCCCACACCAGCACGACGATCACCGCGAGCGCGGTGCTCGCACCGACGAGCACCAGCGCCGCGATCGCCGCGGCCGTGACGAAGGTGGCGCGCACCAGTGCACGACGGGTGTCGGCGAACCGGCCGGCGACGACCACGCCGATCGCCGACGCGACGCCGAATGCGAACAGCATCGCGCCGATGCCGCCCGGCACGCCGGGCACGTCGACGAGCCGGGTGACGAAGGTGTACGCGCCGTAGTGTCCGACGAGCAGCAGGGCGACGAGCGAGATCACCACGACGACGGGCCGGATGCCGCGCCCGGCGTCGGCGGCCGCGCGAACGCCGCGCTCCGAGGCATCCGTGCCGCCGCCGACCGCGACGGCACCGTTCGTCGCCGCGCGCTCCGCGACATCCGCGACCCGCGGAGTCTGACGCACGACGAACCGCACGAGCACCGCCGCGATCGAAGCGGCGACGGCGAGTCCGCCGAAGGCGGCGCGCCAGCCGATCGCATCGGCGACCACCGCGCCGACCGGCGTGCCGAGCACCGTGCCGAGGGTGGCGCCGCCGAGCACGACCGAGACCGCTCGGCCGAGGTCGCGGTCGGCGACGAGGTCAGCGGTGTGCGCGTTGCTCGTGGCCCAGAGCAGGCCGACGGCCAGGGCGCCGACGAGTCGAGCGGCGATCACGTCGGGGTAGGTGTGCACGAGTGCGGTCGCGGCGGTCGAACCGGCGAGCGCGACGAGGCTCCACACGATGACGGCGCGGCGATCGAAGCGGCGGGTCAGGCGTGCGAGCGGCAGGCTGCCGACCACGACCACGCCGGCCCAGATCGAGACGAGCAGGCCGATCTGCGGTTCGGTCACCTCGAGGCCGGCGCTCATCCACGGCAGCACCGCGGTGGGCAGCATCTCGGCGGTCACCATGACGAATGCGGCAGCGCCGAGCACGACGAGCGACGGCCAGGGGAGTCGGCTGGGAGCCTCCGCGGGGAGGCGGGTCCTACGGCTGGTGCGGTCCATGTTCCGACGCTAAACTCTGACATTGATGTCAATGTCAAGGTCTCGATGCGATCGCATCGAACCGAGTGGACCGGAGGGCCCGTGAAGATCGGCGAACTCGCCGAGCGCGCCGGCGTCTCGCCCCGCCTCGTGCGCTACTACGAGCAGCAGCAGTTGCTGACCCCCGAGCGGCAGCCGAACGGCTACCGCGCCTACGACGAGGCCGATGTTGAACGCGTGCGGCGCATCGCCGGGCTGGTGCAGTCGGGCCTGCCCACCCGGCTCGTGAAGGAGGTGCTCGTGCTCGAGGGCGTGGCATCCGAGAGCCGCCCGACGTGCGCGCGCGGGGTGGCCGAGATGCTCGCGACCGAGCTCGCCGGCATCGAAGAGCGCCTGGCCTGCCTCACGCGCAGCCGCGACACGATCCGCGACTTCCTCGCGCGCACCGAGCACGCGGCGCTGATCGAGCAGGGCGTGCACTGACCGTCGCACCCGCACGCGGTTCGGGCGCGCGGGTCAGCGTTGGAACGTGTGCCGGTACTCCATCGGCGAGGTGCCGAGGATGCGGTGGAAGTGCAGCCGCAGGTTCGCTCCCGTGCCGAGCCCCGCCTGCGCGGCGATCTGCTCGATACCGAGGTCGCTGCGCTCGAGCAGTTCGCGGGCGAGGTCGATGCGCGCCCGCAGCACCCACTGCATGGGCGTGTAGCCGGTGTCGTCGCGGAACCGCCGCGAGAAGGTGCGGGCCGACACGTTCGCGTTCCGGGCGAGATCCTCGAGCGTGATGGGGTCGCCGAGCCGGGCGATCGCCCACTCGCGGGTCGCCGCGAACCGTTCGCCGAGCGGCTCGGGCAGCGCGCGCGGCACGTACTGCGCCTGCCCGCCGCTGCGGTAGGGCGCGGCGACGAGCCGCCGCGCGACGTGATTCGACAGCGCCACACCGTGGTCGCGGCGCACGAGGTGCAGGCAGAGGTCGATGCCCGAGGCCGCACCGGCCGAGGTGAGCAGCGCGCCCTCGTCGACGAACAGCACGTTCTCGTCGACGCGGACGAGCGGATGCTTCGCCTGCAACTGCTTCGTGTAGTGCCAGTGGGTGGTGGCCCGGCGGCCGTCGAGCAGGCCGGTCGCGGCGAGCGCGAACGCGCCGGTCGAGATGGCTGCGAGCCGGATACCGCGGGCGTGCGCCGCGCGCAGGGCGTCGACGACCGCGGCCGGCGGGTCCTCACGGTCGGGGTGCCGGTACCCGGGGACGAAGATCGTCTGCGCCCACTCCAGGGCCTCGAGTCCGTCGGCGACGTGGTACGAGAGCCCGTCGCCGCCCGTGACCAGGCCCGGGGTCGCCCCGCACACGCGCACCTCGTACGGCATGCTCGCCCGGGTCGTGAAGATCTGCGCGGGGATGCCGACGTCGAGCGGCTTCGCGCCTTCCAGGACGAGCACGGCGACCCGGTGGTTCCGTCGTGACATCCGAGCCTTCCCGATTCGACGACCGCTTGCGATCGCAAGGATACCGACACCTCCCCTCCCCCTCGGAGCCGACCGCCGCGAGGGTAGCACGCCGGAGGCGCCCCAGTCCGGGGGTCATTCCCCGTTTCGACCATGACGAGCGGGGGCCCCGCCCGTACAGTCGAGCTGACCCGATCCTCGTCGGACCGATCGCGCAACGGTCCGTGTCGTCCGTCGCACCGCGGATGCGCTGTCGCATCATCGGAGCCCCCGGACCGACGGTCGCCTGTGCGCGCACCCCCCGCCGACCTCGTCGGCGCGCATGGAAGGACACTGCATGAAGCGCACCATCGCCGCGTTCGCCGCGGGCGTGCTCGGCGTCGGCATCGCCGTCGCCGGCGTCGTCGCTCCCGCGACCGCCGCACCCGAGAGCCCGTCGAACCTCGTCACGGGCTCCTGCAACGTGCTCGACGTCGACCTCGGCGGTTACGCCGTCGAACCCGGCGCCGACGCCGTCTACGAAGACGTCGTCGTGACCCCGGCCGTCGCCGAGGTCAGCCACACCGACTACGAGTACCAGCGCTTCCTGCTCGGCATCATTCCGCTCGACGATTTCCGCTGGACGCACAAGTGGGCGGGCGAGACCGACGTCTACGACTGGAACGTCTACAAGTACACCGGCAAGACGAAGAAGCACGTCGAGGTCAAGGGCAAGGCCGCGGTCGTCGAGCAGCGTCTCGTCGCGGACGCGGTCCCCGCGAACCCGACCCCGAACACCGTGACCGTCGAGATCGACGGCGCGGTCGTGAACGACGCCGTCGCGTTCGGCGAGTCGTACGGCGACTCCATCCCGCTGGAGAAGGGCACCGCCGGCACCGACACCTACGGCACGCACTCGTACCGCGTGACGGTGAGCGCGTACCAGGGCGTCGGCGTCGCGGCGGTCGAGTCGGTCGTGGCCGAGGGCACCACCTCGTGCGCGACCGGCGAGTTCGCCGCGGCCGGCGCGATCGACGTCGAGACGACGTGCGGCGCCGCGATCGTCACGCTCACGAACGACGAGCTCGCCGCCGACCGGGTGAACGGCACCTATTCGGCCATCGTCTGGATCGACGGCACGCCCGCCGACTTCCTCGCGGTGTTCGAGAACCTCGAC from Agromyces larvae includes the following:
- a CDS encoding helix-turn-helix domain-containing protein yields the protein MASITWHPSAESTAPPAPRLRPRRALWREAVGALLRRERLEQERTLADVARRAGVSIQHLSEVERGRKEASSEVLGAVGEALGLDLADLTAGVARMLATERREAPSVGRVIVLPTSVGPAGEGITSPPALGAPSAMLAA
- a CDS encoding ClpP family protease, whose product is MTDATIPPNPVDADLAARLFHRRIVMLGEELTQAGGNRIVSQLLTLAADDPREDIALWINSPGGSVPAMLAIMDVMRAIPNDVSTLAIGMAASAGQFLLSAGTPGKRTALPHARILMHQGSAGIGGTAIDVELQAEDLRYTRDTVLALIAEHTGQPLERITEDSQRDRWWNAQAAVEYGFIDRVVSDAAEIYPAPPARMVGIGLPDDTATRHPLAARTEGAFA
- a CDS encoding MerR family transcriptional regulator; translated protein: MKIGELAERAGVSPRLVRYYEQQQLLTPERQPNGYRAYDEADVERVRRIAGLVQSGLPTRLVKEVLVLEGVASESRPTCARGVAEMLATELAGIEERLACLTRSRDTIRDFLARTEHAALIEQGVH
- a CDS encoding ClpP family protease produces the protein MSTYTIPSVVERRAGIERSMDVYSRLLSERIVYLGTELDDGVANVLIAQLLHLESESPDTPVSLYVNSPGGSPQAALAVYDTMQHIRPDVATICVGQAAGPAAVLFAGGAPGLRSILRHGRVILHQPSIQGQGAIPDLIIHADEVVRVRAELEAVLAHDTGRSIEQVRRDTDRDLILPAEAAVAYGIADHLVAVRRDGLALPLVE
- a CDS encoding GlxA family transcriptional regulator translates to MSRRNHRVAVLVLEGAKPLDVGIPAQIFTTRASMPYEVRVCGATPGLVTGGDGLSYHVADGLEALEWAQTIFVPGYRHPDREDPPAAVVDALRAAHARGIRLAAISTGAFALAATGLLDGRRATTHWHYTKQLQAKHPLVRVDENVLFVDEGALLTSAGAASGIDLCLHLVRRDHGVALSNHVARRLVAAPYRSGGQAQYVPRALPEPLGERFAATREWAIARLGDPITLEDLARNANVSARTFSRRFRDDTGYTPMQWVLRARIDLARELLERSDLGIEQIAAQAGLGTGANLRLHFHRILGTSPMEYRHTFQR
- a CDS encoding MFS transporter, translated to MDRTSRRTRLPAEAPSRLPWPSLVVLGAAAFVMVTAEMLPTAVLPWMSAGLEVTEPQIGLLVSIWAGVVVVGSLPLARLTRRFDRRAVIVWSLVALAGSTAATALVHTYPDVIAARLVGALAVGLLWATSNAHTADLVADRDLGRAVSVVLGGATLGTVLGTPVGAVVADAIGWRAAFGGLAVAASIAAVLVRFVVRQTPRVADVAERAATNGAVAVGGGTDASERGVRAAADAGRGIRPVVVVISLVALLLVGHYGAYTFVTRLVDVPGVPGGIGAMLFAFGVASAIGVVVAGRFADTRRALVRATFVTAAAIAALVLVGASTALAVIVVLVWGVASGAVPPLAQTLVLRLAGPSRRDLAGALIPVVFNLGIAIGAALSSAAVNGLGIEALPVLAAGVVVLAGSALAVAGRSGRWAGSTGSAGSAADRSAVSGSGQTAARVQG